A DNA window from Candidatus Methylomirabilota bacterium contains the following coding sequences:
- a CDS encoding LLM class flavin-dependent oxidoreductase: MSEAVRVHLRVPGTAPVPRLMGLIEDIEAAGFDGAGILDSQLLSRDTFVILGQAAARTSRLTLFPAVTNPFTRHASVLAGAIRTVEELAPGRVKLVLGTGYTSASTIGRRPASLDEMRACFRTVRALLAGETVDFDGTPGRLGYAAGASIPLLMAASGPKAIEVAAEIADGVLLLVGCNRGIVERALEHLQRGARRAGRRIEDLELIWALRTATARTTEEARRLARPTAVHWGILRWGGYWLEPAALRLPKLEIPDAVRTIYPDLSHAHDWEAAIAATAFVPDEVVAQLCDALGLIGRPEDCAERVIAMTKLGIRDLYLMPLETFALPVRELAAFRDVVFPRLRAAGLGGGRK; the protein is encoded by the coding sequence AGGCTGTGCGTGTTCATCTGCGGGTTCCCGGCACAGCGCCGGTTCCCCGCCTGATGGGCCTCATTGAGGACATCGAGGCCGCAGGGTTCGACGGTGCGGGTATCCTGGACAGCCAGCTCCTGTCCCGCGACACCTTCGTGATCCTCGGGCAGGCGGCCGCCCGTACGTCGCGGCTGACCCTGTTTCCCGCCGTCACCAATCCGTTCACGCGTCACGCCTCGGTGCTGGCCGGCGCCATCCGGACCGTCGAGGAGCTGGCGCCCGGCCGGGTAAAGCTCGTGCTCGGCACCGGCTACACGTCCGCCAGCACCATCGGGCGGCGACCGGCTAGCCTCGACGAGATGCGGGCGTGTTTCCGGACGGTACGCGCGCTGCTGGCCGGGGAAACCGTGGACTTCGACGGCACTCCGGGCAGGCTGGGCTATGCCGCCGGGGCCAGCATCCCGCTGCTGATGGCCGCGTCGGGTCCCAAGGCCATCGAGGTGGCGGCCGAGATCGCCGATGGCGTTCTCCTGCTGGTCGGGTGCAACCGGGGCATCGTGGAGCGAGCGCTCGAGCACCTGCAGCGGGGGGCCCGCCGCGCGGGGCGTCGCATCGAGGACCTCGAGCTCATCTGGGCCTTGCGCACCGCCACGGCTAGGACCACCGAGGAGGCTCGTCGCCTGGCCCGGCCGACCGCAGTTCACTGGGGGATCCTGCGCTGGGGCGGCTACTGGCTGGAGCCGGCGGCGTTGCGGCTGCCCAAGCTCGAGATTCCCGACGCCGTCCGCACGATCTATCCGGACCTCTCGCACGCCCACGACTGGGAGGCCGCAATCGCCGCGACCGCGTTCGTCCCCGACGAGGTGGTGGCCCAGCTCTGCGACGCCCTGGGTCTCATCGGCAGGCCCGAGGACTGTGCGGAGCGGGTCATCGCGATGACGAAGCTCGGCATCCGCGACCTGTACCTCATGCCGCTCGAGACCTTCGCCCTGCCCGTGCGGGAGCTCGCTGCGTTTCGCGACGTCGTCTTTCCTCGCCTCCGCGCTGCCGGCCTCGGCGGCGGGCGCAAGTGA